GCTCGCCGTGGTCGCCGCCTGCCACGGCCTGCCGGAAAAGACCGACGAAACGGCTGCGTGGAACAACAACAAATTATATACGGAGGCCCAGGACGCGCTCTCCGGCGGCGACTGGGGCAAGTGCGCGAAATATTTTGAAGCACTTCAGGGCCGCGACCCGTTCGGCCACTTCGCCCAGCAGGCGCAGATCAACGTGGCCTACTGCAACTGGAAGGACAACGAGAACGACGCCGCCGACCAGGCGATCAACCGCTTCATCCAGCTGCACCCGGATCACCCGGACATCGCCTACGCGTACTACCTCAAGGGCATGATCCACTTCAACGACGACCTGGGTCTGTTCGGCCGCTTCTCGGGCCAGGACATGAGCGAGCGCGACCCGAAGTCGCTGCGCGAGTCGTATGACGCGTTCAAGATGGTGGTCGACAAGTATCCGCAGAGCAAGTACGCCCCGGACGCGGCCCAGCGCATGCGTTACATCGTGAACGCGCTCGCTTCGCACGAAGTGCATGCTGCCGACTA
The Paraburkholderia acidiphila genome window above contains:
- a CDS encoding outer membrane protein assembly factor BamD, producing the protein MRAARANMLGKIGNVVRLAVCGAALAVVAACHGLPEKTDETAAWNNNKLYTEAQDALSGGDWGKCAKYFEALQGRDPFGHFAQQAQINVAYCNWKDNENDAADQAINRFIQLHPDHPDIAYAYYLKGMIHFNDDLGLFGRFSGQDMSERDPKSLRESYDAFKMVVDKYPQSKYAPDAAQRMRYIVNALASHEVHAADYYYRRGAYVAAINRAQLAIQDYKSAPAIEDALHIMILSYQKLDQPQLAEDTRRVLAGTFPDSPYITGHARPGKEDKSWWQIW